CCTTCTAATTTGTAGATTACATATGACATGTCATTGAGCTATTTTTGTGGACATCTATCATCGCTACCTACTAGATAATTGAGATAGATGTCAACGTTCTTGAATATCTGGCGATGGATTTGTTTTTTCTTTGTACTTAGCCAGCTAAAAGGTGGGTAACGATTGAGCTTTATTTGAATCAGGTGTTTGTAATAAGTAATTATCCCTCATGCATGTTTTTCTAATAatttggtgcaggaggcggcGATGGTGGCATCACCGGCTAGGGAGGAAGCTGCTGCAGCTAGGAACGTCAAGGCCAAGCAAGCACGACAGCAGCAGGCTTCAGGGGGAGAGTGTAAGCCGCGACCCCAGCACGAGCAGGCACTCCACTGCCCACGCTGCGACTCCACCAACACCAAGTTCTGCTACTACAACAACTACAGCACGACGCAGCCACGCTACTTCTGCAAGGCCTGTCGCCGCTACTGGACGCAGGGCGGCACCCTTCGCAATGtccccgtcggcggcggctgccgcaaGAACAAGCATAACCGTGCTGGGGGCTCAGGCGGATCCTCCTCCTCAGCACCATCTGCATCGTCCTCCAGCTCCAGTGACTCCAAGAAGGTGAACCTCAAGCAACAACTGATGACGATGAtgcctactgctgctgctgtgacAGTCGACTTCCCCAACGTGCTCCCGACATTCATGTCTACATCAGGCGGAGGCTTTGAGCTCCCCAGTTGTGACCACCAACTGCCTTTCGCGCCCTTATCTTTGTCGCCCAACCCTGCAATGATGTCATCATTCCTGGACATCCTGAGAGTAGGGTTTCTTGacggcagcagcaacaacaactaTGGCACTGGAAGCAATATGAATAACGGGATGGTGCTGCCATTTCTTCCGCCATCACCGTTTGGTGCGATGCAGCATGGCCATGGGATGATGGGTGACCAGCAGCTGGTGGGGGCCTTGCAGGGTGTGGAGGAAGTGAAGCCCATGGCTACTGAGCATGGGAACATCAACAGCGACGGTGGTTTGTTTGGTGGTGGATCAACAAGTGGAGGAGCAGCGCAACAGGAGCAGCAAATTGCTAGTGGTGATGGTGGCAACAGAAGCAACAATAACAACAGGGCCGCCGAGTACTACTGGCAAGGAGACCTCGCCAACAACAGCTCCCTCAACTGATGATGTAGGTGCACCAATCACCATgcaatgcagcagcagcagcatcgtgaGAAAAAAATAAGCAAATAAGGAAGAGGAACCCAGAATCCCATGAGATTCAGTACTCTTAAGTAGTGTAGTAGTTAATCAGAGTGACAATGCATTTGTGGTCACGATGTCAAGTCATCGTGCATCACATTTTTCTTCTTCATATCCGTGCATGCGTTATATGAAAGACTTTAGTTTGCATAATCAATCCATCGCTGGATGATTAGCTATCCTGCATTTATAGGGTCATTTCATTTCGAGTGGATATTTTGCTTGATTCCTCAGCTTCTTTGTTTATTACTCTAAAGATTTTGTGATTTTATTGTGTACCATTTAATTAGTCTCTGGTATCTTGACGGATGAAGTAGGTTGTTTAGctcccctccctccttccctcccttgCCCCATGATTCATGATTCAACATTACAAATAATATTATATGctggaaaagaagaagagaggaaTTGAGAGTTCCAAGCATGCATGTCTTGGCTTCCCAAGAAAAATACACTTATGTTAGTGTCAGCACTCCTATTCATGGACAAACAACATGATGTAAAGACCATTATGGCCTCAACATTTCTAAAGAAAAATTTAACGACACAAATTCGATCTGAAAATGTTGTCACGCCCAGCATAGGACATCCGATCCAATCATCATGTTGGCATAGGCAGGCAATGTGGGAGGGATGCAAAAACAAAGAAATGTGATCAAAGAGGCCAAGCTAAAGCTAAGGTAGTAGGGCATCTGCAATTCCAAGCTTCTCTTTATTGATACCAGCAGCCTAATAACTAACAGGGGCGTTGCCTGCAGTGGTCTCAAGCATCTATTTATTTTATACAATCATCAAAAGGGGAGGGTCCgataagagacaagaaacaaatgGGGAAAATGACGTAGATGACATGACTATTCTAATTAACCTCGTgatgtttatataaaataggTACAACGTGGAGGCCATGAACCCATAATTCAAGGTTCAAAGCTAAGGAATACCAGATGTTCAAATGCATTTAGAGTATTTTTTACAGTCAAATAGCCCAATGCAACATTATGCACTTTTCGTTTGACCTGCATGGACAAATGGCATGCATTTCTACCAGCTAAGTGCTCTACATTCGTTCTTGTTAGGGGCATCCAAGCCTTTTTCATCTATGCAAATCCAGTAATTTTCTTGGGATTTTAAATAGTAAGTATACTTAAAGAATAAAATATTTAGGGTAAGTTTCTCGCTTGTGCAACATCTTGGCTTACTGACCAATAGAGTGCCACCAAATGCATCTTGACCACAGGCTAGGTTCTGGAGCAGTTTCGTCGGGAGGAGAATTTTGCACAGCACCAGTCTTTTATTACAAAACTTCCTAATAAGAATATATCCACCATTTCAGATTCAGATGCAAAACTTAGTCAAAATTTACTTGTTTGTAACTAATCCTGATTGACCTAGTTCTGTACAGTAACTATATTATATGTACAACGTAACATACCATAGGAGGTGTGGATTAGTGTCTGAGAATAAAACAACATGCACCCAAATATCAAGACTACAAACTAGAAAGTTGGCATTTGCTCTGCACTAAAGAATTATATGGGCATGAACATGAACATGAACATGGTAGCAACTTAGGAAAATAAATACGAAAAGCTGACTTGCCAACAAGACTCCATGACATCAAGCCATCCTTCTGTAAATGGTACTAAGTTCTTCAAATGATATTTAAGGATCATGTTTGTCCGTGATCTATCCAGTGCTTTAGTATTTCAATAAAAGATTATAAATAAACATCATCAGTGCACTCGTAAGTCAATTGACTGTATGCAGTCAAATATTCAACAGTCATACTCTATTTGTGATGAACCTTAGAGCTGACAACTTGTCTGATGAGTCAAGCACCATTTTGTCTTCCATGTTCGGTTTTGGATTTCCTATAATTGGTAGCGCAGAAAAACTAGCAACTTTTCGGTTCCTTTGAGGAGTTTTCACTGAAGAAAACAATTCACTCCCCTACTTTTCGGTGCTGCAATTTTTTGCAGGCAATTTTCTGTGATAGTTCTCTGCAGCTTCCTTGAGTACACACAGTATCAGATCTCCTAGAGCAGTAGAACGGGGACATTGCACAACTGACCCGAGAGGTAGGGCTCTTATTTGCCATGAGTTGGAAGCtagttagggtgtgtttagttggtgaaaaagtttgggttttggtactgtagcacatttcgttgttacttgacaaataatatccaattatggactaactaggcttaaaagattcagctcatactaatcagttagactgtgtaattagttacaCTCAATTGGGACTAGCCAGAGAAATTTTGCATCAGTTGGAAATAGCTCAAGACCACAGGACTCTGTCCCCTCTAGAATCATGGCTCCGAAACAAGCTCAAGCTGCACTCCTTGGCGCTGTCCTCCCTACAACGGACTATTGCTAGAAGCCGCTCACGTATAACTTGGCTCAGTGAGGGTGATGCCAACACAGCCTTATTTCATTCTTATGCCAGacacaaaaaaaggaaaaaatttatttgcaaactcaTAACTGACGAGGGGATGGTGATCACAAAGCATGAGGAGAAGGAGCAGAATGTatttaatttttatagtaaTCTGTTGGGGGAATGCCTTGACCGAGAACATACAGTGAATTTAGAAGAGTTAAATATGCCAATATCTGATCTGGCTGAGTTGGATGCTCCCTTCACTGAAGAAGAAGTTTGGAAAACAATTCGATCCTTGCCTTCCGACAAAGCACCCGGGCCTGACGGGTTCACAGGAAAATTCTACAAGGTCTGTTGGCCGATTATTAAACCTGAAATCATGGCGGCAGTTTCAACGGTTTGGAGTCGGAAATTGTGCAATTTTGAACTGCTTAATTCTGCCTATATCACTCTTCTCCCGAAAAAGGAAGATGCTGCAAGTATTAAAGATTACAGACCAATCAGTCTGGTTCACTCTTTCGCAAAGCTCATCACTAAGCTCCTAGCAAATAGGCTGGCGGGGCGCCTGGACCAATTGGTGTCACCAAATCAGAGTGCATTCATTAAAGGTCGGTTTATTCTTGATAATTTCATGCTAGTTCAGCACACAACTAAATTCTTGCACCAGCAGAAACAAGCATGCTTTATGCTAAAGCTTGATATCACAAAAGCCTTTGACACGGTAGCATGGCCTTTCTTACTGGAAGTAATGCAAAGATTGGGTTTCGGTCCTATTTGGCGTGATATTATCAGTGGTCTTTTGGCTACCTCATCCACACAAGTGCTGCTTAATGGTTCCCCAGGTGAAAGAATTGTGCATAGGCGTGGTCTCAGGCAAGGGGACCCACTGTCCCCAATGCTATTTATCCTTGTCATGGATGTTCTATGCTCTCTAATAAAAAAGGCCTCAGAAGAGGGTCTCCTGCAACCACTATCTAGAAGAAACCTGCAGCATCGTATTTCACTATATGCTGATGATGTAGTCATTTTTCTTCAGCCATCAGCCAATGATATCAGGGCCATTTTGGACATCCTGCACCTATTTGGTGAAGCCTCAGGTCTTAAAACAAATGTACAGAAAAGCACAGTGGTTCCCATACACTGTTCAGAGGAGCATAGAGATTTATTGCAGACACAACTTCCCTGTCAAACATCCGATTTTCCGTGCAAGTACCTTGGAGTACCCCTTTCACCCCATAAGCTTACCAAAGCTCAAGCTCAGCCCATTATTGACAGAATTGCAGCTAGATTGCCTGGCTGGAAAGCAGACCTGCTTACAAAATCTGGTAGAAGTG
The genomic region above belongs to Panicum virgatum strain AP13 chromosome 8N, P.virgatum_v5, whole genome shotgun sequence and contains:
- the LOC120685470 gene encoding dof zinc finger protein PBF-like, with the protein product MVASPAREEAAAARNVKAKQARQQQASGGECKPRPQHEQALHCPRCDSTNTKFCYYNNYSTTQPRYFCKACRRYWTQGGTLRNVPVGGGCRKNKHNRAGGSGGSSSSAPSASSSSSSDSKKVNLKQQLMTMMPTAAAVTVDFPNVLPTFMSTSGGGFELPSCDHQLPFAPLSLSPNPAMMSSFLDILRVGFLDGSSNNNYGTGSNMNNGMVLPFLPPSPFGAMQHGHGMMGDQQLVGALQGVEEVKPMATEHGNINSDGGLFGGGSTSGGAAQQEQQIASGDGGNRSNNNNRAAEYYWQGDLANNSSLN